ATTTTGAAGGAGAGAGCGTTTCTTTACATACAGAAGATGAAGAGCAGGAGCTGCCCTTTGTAAAACGCTATACTTTCGATCCGGAATATAGTATGGCAGTTTGTTCCACAGAGCCACCAACGAATTATATAATCAGGATGCCCCTTCAAATCCTTGCAAATTGGGGAAAATAATAATAGGAAATTATGGAAGAGGATTTTTTAGACGGAAATTTCATAGAATGAAATAGCAAGAGTTTATAGGTACAAAAACAACTTATTTGTGCTAAAGCACATTTGGATACACATATTTTTCTCATATTATGCTGTATAATCATGTTAAAATGATATAAAAATAAAATAAATGTGCTAAAACACAGACTTTTTCAAAAAAACACTTGCGTCGATTAGATTTCTGTGTATAATATAACTCATAATTAATTTACAGTTAATTTTAAGATATTTTATTTTAACTGACCTTTAAAAGGGCAATGGTGCTTGCGTCAAGAAGCGCCACTGCCCTTTTTTTGTTTTTTGTGTGAGCAAAGATTTGCATAATACATTTGAAAGGAGCCAAGTTCATATGGACAACAATATTGAGATAAAACTAGGCAACGTAGGAATGATATATCAGGCAGACAGTAATGAGGTCACGGCTTTAACCGGGGTAAGCCTGAATATACAAAAAGGGGAATTTATCTCACTGTTAGGTCCTTCTGGATGTGGTAAAACAACGCTTCTTAGAATTGTAGCGGATTTGTTAAAATCCACTTCGGGTGAAGTACTAATAGAAGGGAATACCCCTGAAACCGCAAGGCTTGACAGGAAATATGGGATGGTTTTCCAAAGTCCTGTATTATATCAATGGCGTACTGTGAGAAAAAACATTGAGTTACCTTTAGAGCTAATGAAGGTTAAAAAAGAGGATAGAAGGGCAAGAGCTGAAAAAATGTTGGAGCTGGTTGGTTTGTCAAAATTTGCAGATCATTATCCGCATCAGTTAAGCGGTGGTATGCAGCAACGTGTGGGAATCGCAAGAGCTTTAGCCATCCGTCCAGAAATCCTTCTAATGGATGAACCTTTCTCTGCTTTAGATGAATTTACCAGAGAGAAACTCCATGAAGATTTACTTCGTATCTGGAGTAAAACGAACAAAACAGTTATTTTTGTAACACATAATATCGCCGAAGCAGTATTTTTATCTGACCGTGTCTGTGTATTATCGCCCCATCCGGGCAGATTATCCGCAGTTGTTGATATTAATCTATCAAGGCCAAGAACTCAGGACATAAAGGATTCCCATGAATTCACCGCTTTAGTCTCTAAGGTAAGAAATAGTTTTGAGGGGGTTTGATTATGAAATATAAAAAAGTTTTATCCTCCAAAGGGATGGTAACCTTTGTGTGGGTGTTAGGTTTAGTGATAGTCTGGGAGCTATTTGCCTACTACATAGAAGGCACAAAAAGAACACCGGAAAATATTCTTCCCCACATCTATCAGATTATTGGTTCCATCTTTAGTACCAAACCAGTCAGCAGCGGTCAGACAGCAATTCAGCTTGTTATGTCCAACGCGGGGGCAACTCTTTTTAGGGCAGGAATTGGTTTTTTAATTGGTATGACTGGTGGTTTTCTCCTGGCCTTACTTATGAATCTGTCCGGTATTGTTGAAAAGATAGCATTTCCTTATCTTATGATTATTCAGATGATTCCCATTCTTGGTATGGCACCGATTGTTCTTGCAAT
The nucleotide sequence above comes from Anaerocolumna cellulosilytica. Encoded proteins:
- a CDS encoding ABC transporter ATP-binding protein, translated to MDNNIEIKLGNVGMIYQADSNEVTALTGVSLNIQKGEFISLLGPSGCGKTTLLRIVADLLKSTSGEVLIEGNTPETARLDRKYGMVFQSPVLYQWRTVRKNIELPLELMKVKKEDRRARAEKMLELVGLSKFADHYPHQLSGGMQQRVGIARALAIRPEILLMDEPFSALDEFTREKLHEDLLRIWSKTNKTVIFVTHNIAEAVFLSDRVCVLSPHPGRLSAVVDINLSRPRTQDIKDSHEFTALVSKVRNSFEGV